A stretch of the Janthinobacterium sp. B9-8 genome encodes the following:
- a CDS encoding phosphonate ABC transporter ATP-binding protein produces the protein MFQLQQLSLTLGATCVLNNITLAATQGEQIALIGPSGAGKSSLLRLLGTHHAPNSGELRLLDQNPWLLDRRRLQQLRSRIGMAYQAPPLPGKSRVITAVAAGRLGRQSFAQSLLALAYPQDIAGIRAVLEQVQLADKLFVACDTLSGGQLQRVGLARVLYQAPDLILADEPVSALDPVLADKTIDLLTSAAQARQATLLTSLHSVDLALKFFPRIVGIRQGQIQFDLPSAEVSPTLLDTLYAGESNDPSTPPAASLPRGARC, from the coding sequence ATGTTCCAACTGCAACAGCTCTCCCTCACGCTTGGCGCTACTTGCGTATTAAATAACATCACGCTTGCCGCCACTCAGGGCGAGCAGATTGCGCTGATTGGGCCTTCTGGCGCGGGTAAGTCTTCTTTACTTCGGCTGCTGGGTACGCACCATGCGCCCAATAGCGGTGAGCTGCGTTTACTAGATCAAAATCCGTGGCTGCTCGATCGTCGCCGTCTGCAGCAATTACGCAGCCGCATCGGCATGGCGTATCAAGCACCGCCGCTGCCTGGCAAAAGCCGTGTGATTACAGCCGTGGCAGCTGGGCGATTAGGGCGACAATCCTTTGCTCAATCTTTACTGGCGCTGGCTTATCCGCAAGATATTGCAGGGATACGCGCGGTACTAGAACAGGTGCAGCTGGCTGATAAATTATTTGTAGCTTGCGATACCCTCTCTGGCGGGCAATTACAGCGGGTGGGCTTGGCACGCGTGCTGTATCAAGCGCCTGATCTTATCCTTGCCGACGAGCCCGTTTCCGCGCTTGACCCAGTCTTAGCAGATAAAACCATAGACCTGCTCACCTCTGCGGCACAGGCTCGCCAAGCCACACTGCTCACCAGCTTGCATTCAGTTGATCTGGCACTCAAATTCTTCCCGCGCATTGTGGGCATCCGCCAAGGGCAGATTCAATTTGATTTACCGAGCGCGGAAGTCAGCCCCACCCTGCTCGATACGCTGTATGCGGGGGAAAGTAATGATCCAAGTACTCCGCCAGCAGCCAGCCTGCCTCGGGGCGCTCGATGCTAG
- a CDS encoding MGMT family protein: MSAIATAIRRVVTRIPYGKVATYGQIAKLAGYPNHSRFVGRCLHDKETPVPWQRVINGQGKVSPRGLDGNDDEQRFLLQCEGVEFGEGGKIDLKVYLWDGE, from the coding sequence ATGAGCGCCATCGCAACAGCCATCCGCCGCGTCGTTACCCGCATCCCCTACGGCAAAGTCGCTACCTACGGCCAGATCGCCAAGTTGGCTGGCTACCCCAACCACTCCCGCTTCGTCGGCCGCTGCCTGCATGATAAAGAAACCCCAGTACCGTGGCAGCGCGTGATCAACGGCCAAGGCAAAGTCAGCCCTAGAGGGCTAGATGGCAATGATGATGAACAGCGTTTTTTATTACAGTGCGAAGGTGTGGAGTTTGGGGAAGGTGGGAAGATTGATTTGAAGGTTTATTTGTGGGATGGGGAATAA
- the lgt gene encoding prolipoprotein diacylglyceryl transferase → MLIHPQFNPIAIQIGPIGIHWYGLMYLIGFMLFLFMGRMRAKQSNLWKPEELDDLLFYGVLGVILGGRLGYVLFYKPDFYFSNPLDILKVWEGGMAFHGGFLGVLVAMWVFGRKTGRSFFQVTDFIAPLVPLGLAAGRLGNFINGELWGRVTSADMPFAMIFPQARDGLPRHPSQLYQFALEGIVLFMMLWFYSAKPRRTGQVSALFLLGYGVFRFIAEFAREPDDFLGYLALHLSMGQLLSLPMILIGAHLFWWSSKKPRNA, encoded by the coding sequence ATGCTAATTCATCCGCAATTTAACCCGATCGCCATCCAAATTGGCCCAATAGGCATTCACTGGTACGGGCTGATGTATCTGATCGGCTTTATGCTGTTTTTGTTTATGGGCCGTATGCGCGCCAAGCAATCCAATCTATGGAAGCCAGAAGAGCTGGACGATCTCTTATTCTATGGCGTGCTAGGGGTGATTCTCGGCGGGCGGCTGGGTTATGTGCTGTTTTATAAGCCAGACTTTTACTTCTCAAACCCGCTGGATATCCTCAAAGTTTGGGAAGGCGGCATGGCGTTTCATGGCGGCTTCCTTGGCGTATTGGTGGCAATGTGGGTATTTGGGCGCAAAACGGGCCGCAGCTTTTTTCAAGTAACCGACTTTATTGCCCCACTCGTGCCGCTTGGCCTAGCCGCTGGTCGCTTAGGTAACTTTATTAATGGCGAACTGTGGGGCAGAGTGACTTCGGCAGATATGCCTTTTGCGATGATTTTCCCGCAGGCAAGAGACGGGCTGCCACGCCACCCTTCGCAGCTGTATCAGTTTGCATTAGAAGGCATCGTCTTATTTATGATGCTTTGGTTTTATTCTGCCAAGCCACGCCGCACTGGCCAAGTTTCTGCGCTATTTTTATTAGGTTACGGCGTATTTCGCTTTATCGCCGAATTTGCCCGCGAGCCCGATGATTTTCTTGGCTACTTAGCCCTGCATCTTTCGATGGGACAATTGCTCAGCCTGCCGATGATCCTGATTGGCGCACATTTGTTTTGGTGGAGCAGCAAAAAACCACGCAATGCTTAA
- the ilvD gene encoding dihydroxy-acid dehydratase yields MPVYRSRTTTHGRNMAGARALWRATGMKDGDFDKPIIAIANSFTQFVPGHVHLHNLGQLVAREIEKAGGIAKEFNTIAVDDGIAMGHSGMLYSLPSRDLIADSVEYMVNAHCADAIVCISNCDKITPGMLMAALRLNIPVIFVSGGPMEAGKVDWKGGVRKLDLVDAMVEAADSRVSDEEVAAVERSACPTCGSCSGMFTANSMNCLTEALGLSLPGNGSMLATHGDRKQLFLQAGRTIVEIAKRYYEQDDDSVLPRSIATKAAFENAMSLDVAMGGSTNTVLHLLAAAFEAEVDFTMQDIDRVSRGVPCLAKVAPATQKYHMEDVHRAGGVMALLGELNRAGLIHSDAKTVHAPTMGEALAKWDISVNDKDSEAHRFFSAAPGGVATTIAFSQSMRWPELDLDRENGCIRSKEHAYSQDGGLAVLSGNIAPLGCIVKTAGVDDSILKYTGRARVFESQDDAVASILADQIVAGDIVVIRYEGPKGGPGMQEMLYPTSYLKSKGLGKACALLTDGRFSGGTSGLSIGHVSPEAADGGLIGLVHEGDTIEIDIPQRSIRLAVDDATLEERRVEMEARGKNAWKPVDRQRYISPALRAYAAMTTSAHTGAVRDVSQVERKG; encoded by the coding sequence ATGCCCGTCTACCGCTCCCGCACTACCACGCATGGCCGCAATATGGCCGGTGCCCGCGCCCTGTGGCGTGCAACAGGCATGAAAGATGGTGATTTCGATAAGCCCATCATCGCCATTGCCAACTCGTTTACCCAATTTGTGCCGGGCCATGTTCACCTGCATAACTTAGGCCAGCTGGTCGCCAGAGAGATCGAAAAAGCCGGCGGCATCGCCAAAGAATTCAACACCATTGCCGTAGATGACGGCATTGCTATGGGGCATTCGGGCATGCTGTACAGCCTGCCCAGCCGTGATCTGATTGCCGATTCGGTTGAATATATGGTCAACGCGCATTGTGCCGACGCGATTGTGTGTATCTCCAATTGCGACAAAATCACTCCCGGCATGCTGATGGCTGCGCTGCGCCTGAATATTCCGGTGATTTTTGTTTCTGGCGGGCCGATGGAAGCGGGTAAGGTGGATTGGAAAGGCGGCGTACGTAAGCTAGATCTGGTTGATGCCATGGTTGAAGCCGCGGACAGCCGTGTGAGCGATGAAGAAGTCGCCGCCGTAGAGCGCTCTGCCTGCCCAACCTGTGGCTCTTGCTCTGGCATGTTTACCGCAAATTCGATGAATTGCTTAACCGAAGCTTTGGGTTTGTCCTTGCCGGGTAATGGCTCGATGTTGGCTACGCACGGCGATCGCAAGCAATTATTCTTGCAAGCGGGCCGCACCATTGTTGAAATTGCCAAGCGCTATTATGAGCAAGATGATGATTCAGTCTTGCCGCGCAGCATCGCCACCAAGGCCGCATTTGAAAACGCCATGAGCTTAGATGTGGCGATGGGCGGCTCGACCAATACCGTCTTGCACCTGCTGGCTGCCGCGTTTGAGGCTGAAGTTGATTTCACCATGCAAGATATCGATCGGGTTTCCCGTGGTGTGCCGTGCTTGGCTAAAGTCGCACCGGCTACGCAAAAATATCATATGGAAGACGTGCACCGCGCTGGTGGTGTGATGGCGCTCTTGGGCGAGCTAAACCGTGCTGGGCTGATCCATTCTGACGCCAAAACAGTGCACGCACCGACCATGGGTGAAGCGTTGGCGAAGTGGGATATTAGCGTCAACGACAAAGACAGCGAAGCGCATCGCTTCTTTAGTGCAGCACCGGGCGGGGTGGCGACCACCATCGCGTTTAGCCAGTCCATGCGCTGGCCAGAGCTGGATCTAGACCGTGAAAATGGCTGCATCCGTAGTAAAGAGCACGCATACAGTCAAGACGGTGGCCTCGCCGTGTTATCCGGCAATATCGCCCCACTAGGCTGTATTGTTAAAACTGCTGGTGTGGATGATTCCATTCTTAAATACACCGGCCGTGCCCGTGTGTTTGAATCCCAAGACGATGCGGTAGCTAGTATTCTGGCCGACCAAATCGTAGCCGGCGATATTGTGGTGATTCGCTATGAAGGTCCGAAAGGCGGCCCCGGCATGCAAGAAATGCTTTATCCAACCAGCTATTTAAAATCTAAAGGCTTGGGCAAAGCGTGCGCGCTGCTAACCGACGGGCGATTCTCTGGCGGCACTTCCGGCTTATCCATTGGCCACGTCAGCCCAGAAGCGGCCGATGGCGGCTTGATTGGTTTGGTGCATGAAGGTGACACCATAGAAATCGACATCCCCCAGCGCAGCATTCGCCTTGCCGTGGATGACGCAACGCTGGAAGAGCGCCGAGTAGAAATGGAAGCCCGTGGCAAAAACGCGTGGAAACCTGTTGATCGTCAACGCTATATCTCACCAGCACTTAGAGCCTACGCCGCCATGACCACCTCCGCCCACACTGGAGCCGTGCGTGATGTAAGCCAGGTTGAGCGTAAGGGTTAA
- a CDS encoding putative selenate ABC transporter substrate-binding protein, with amino-acid sequence MKLRSIALVASLLAAGFCQAEEVLRVSAIPDESPTELQRKFTPLGKYLEAELGMKVQFVPVTDYAAVVEALAGKRIDLAWLGGFTFVQANKRGKVTPLVQREEDARFTSKFITARSDINSLNDLKGKTFAFGSASSTSGHLMPRYFIEQKGIDPDKDFKGLPAYSGTHDATVAWVASGKVDAGALNASVWDKLVEQKKVDPSKVRVFYTTPPFFDYNWTIRSDLDAGIAAKLKAAFLKLDAKNPAHKEVLDLQRASRFIPTSAENYKAIEESAKKVDLIK; translated from the coding sequence ATGAAACTACGCTCCATCGCCCTTGTGGCCTCTTTGCTCGCCGCTGGCTTTTGCCAGGCTGAGGAAGTATTAAGAGTCTCAGCCATTCCTGATGAATCGCCTACTGAGCTACAGCGCAAATTCACCCCTCTGGGCAAATATCTGGAAGCCGAGCTAGGCATGAAAGTGCAGTTTGTACCGGTGACTGATTACGCTGCCGTAGTGGAAGCACTGGCTGGCAAGCGCATTGATTTGGCTTGGTTGGGCGGCTTTACTTTTGTACAAGCTAATAAACGCGGCAAGGTTACGCCACTAGTACAACGCGAAGAAGACGCGCGTTTCACCAGCAAATTTATTACCGCCCGTAGCGACATCAACAGCCTGAACGATCTAAAAGGCAAGACCTTTGCCTTTGGCTCGGCATCCAGCACCTCCGGCCATTTAATGCCGCGCTACTTTATTGAGCAAAAAGGCATTGATCCGGATAAGGATTTCAAAGGTTTGCCTGCTTATTCCGGCACACACGATGCCACCGTGGCTTGGGTGGCTTCGGGCAAGGTAGACGCGGGTGCGTTGAATGCTTCGGTTTGGGATAAATTGGTCGAACAAAAGAAAGTTGATCCAAGCAAAGTGCGCGTGTTCTACACCACGCCACCGTTCTTTGATTACAACTGGACGATCCGCTCTGATCTGGATGCTGGCATCGCCGCCAAGCTAAAAGCGGCCTTCTTAAAGCTGGATGCTAAAAACCCAGCGCATAAAGAAGTGCTCGATCTACAACGCGCCAGCCGCTTTATCCCAACATCGGCCGAGAATTACAAAGCGATTGAAGAATCAGCCAAGAAAGTGGATTTGATTAAGTAA